CCGCGGAGCCCTGCTCGGGCTCGCCGCCGGCGACGCGCTGGGGACGACCGTGGAGTTTCAGCCCCCCGGCAGCTTCGAGCCGCTGACCGACATGGTCGGCGGCGGGCCGTTCCTCCTCGAGCCCGGCCAGTGGACCGACGACACGTCGATGGCGCTGTGCCTGGCCGAGAGCCTCCTTGAACGCGGTGGATTCGACCCGGTCGACCAGCTCCGCAAGTACGTCATGTGGTGGCGAGGCGGCTACAACAGCTCCACGGGCGGGTGCTGCGACATCGGCAACACCGTGAGCCGGGCGTTGCGGCAGTTCGAGCGGACGGGCGCAGAATATCCCGGCCCCACCGACCAGTGGTCCGCAGGTAACGGCTCGATCATGCGCCTCGCGCCGGTGCCCATGTACTACGCCGCCGACCCGGAGGAGGGGATCCGCCGCGCCGCCGACAGCTCCCGCACGACGCACGGCGCGCGGGCGGCGGTAGACGCCTCCAGGTACATGGCGGGGCTGATCATCGGCGCGTTGAACGGCGCCTCGAAGGAGGAGATCCTGTCGGATCGGTACTCCCCGGTCGATGGCCTCTGGGAACGCGAGCCGCTCGTGGATGAGGTCGACGAGATCGCCAGGGGATCGTTCAAGCGGCGCGAACCCCCCGAGATCGTGGGCATCGGCTACGTCGTGCGGTCCCTGGAGGCGGCGCTGTGGGCGCTCGAGCGCGCGTCGGACTTCGAGGAGGGCTGCCTGGCCGCCGTCAACCTCGGCAAGGACGCGGACACGACCGGGGCGGTGT
This portion of the Gemmatimonadota bacterium genome encodes:
- a CDS encoding ADP-ribosylglycohydrolase family protein; the protein is RGALLGLAAGDALGTTVEFQPPGSFEPLTDMVGGGPFLLEPGQWTDDTSMALCLAESLLERGGFDPVDQLRKYVMWWRGGYNSSTGGCCDIGNTVSRALRQFERTGAEYPGPTDQWSAGNGSIMRLAPVPMYYAADPEEGIRRAADSSRTTHGARAAVDASRYMAGLIIGALNGASKEEILSDRYSPVDGLWEREPLVDEVDEIARGSFKRREPPEIVGIGYVVRSLEAALWALERASDFEEGCLAAVNLGKDADTTGAVYGQIAGALYGASGIPEGWRKKVWDGGRIADLAEALGGAR